In one window of Campylobacter concisus DNA:
- the argS gene encoding arginine--tRNA ligase: protein MKNKIKAEISKVLEREFVLEKPKDKNLAHYATPLFSLAKELRKSPAMIASEFADKFGDNKIVEASAVNGYLNFKLRSEFLDEISKQILLDSENFAKEDAKKNSYLIEYISANPTGPLHIGHVRGAVYGDTLARLGKRLGYAISTEYYINDAGNQIDLLGTSISLAAKEQLFNESVVYPEKYYRGDYILDIAKLANEKFGKEIFYDESRNLELAEFGKDIVLEIIKKDLADVGIFIESWASEKALYDGLEPTINKLKRSKQMYEKDGATYIASTTLGDDNDRVVIRNDGRPTYLAGDIIYHNAKFEKNFDHYINIWGADHHGYIARLKAAINFLGYDESKLEVILMQMVSLLKDGKPYKMSKRAGNAVLMSDIASEIGAEALRFIFISKANTSSLEFDVDELKKEDSSNPIFYINYAHARINQVFAKAGKNVQDVINANFECLDENAKNLLFEALILPEILEDAFISRQLQKIPDYLKSLAASFHKFYNENRVVGNENEDSLLKIFAVVAISIKTAFNIMGITAKDRM, encoded by the coding sequence TTGAAAAATAAAATAAAAGCTGAAATTTCAAAGGTTTTAGAGCGTGAATTTGTGCTTGAAAAGCCAAAGGATAAAAATTTAGCCCACTATGCAACGCCACTTTTTAGCCTAGCAAAGGAGTTAAGAAAGTCACCAGCCATGATAGCTAGCGAGTTTGCCGATAAATTTGGTGATAACAAAATAGTTGAAGCTAGTGCAGTAAATGGCTACTTAAATTTCAAACTAAGAAGCGAGTTTTTAGATGAAATTTCAAAGCAAATTTTGCTAGATAGCGAAAATTTTGCAAAAGAAGATGCGAAAAAAAATAGTTATTTAATAGAATACATCAGCGCAAATCCAACTGGACCGCTTCACATCGGACACGTTAGAGGCGCAGTTTATGGCGATACTTTGGCAAGACTTGGCAAAAGACTTGGCTACGCTATCTCAACAGAATACTATATAAACGACGCTGGTAATCAAATCGACCTACTTGGCACTTCGATATCGCTTGCGGCAAAAGAACAGCTTTTTAACGAAAGCGTCGTCTATCCAGAGAAATACTACCGAGGCGATTATATTTTAGATATTGCTAAGCTTGCAAATGAGAAATTTGGCAAGGAAATTTTTTATGACGAGAGCAGAAACCTTGAGCTTGCCGAGTTTGGCAAGGATATCGTGCTTGAGATTATCAAAAAGGATTTGGCGGACGTTGGGATATTTATAGAGAGCTGGGCTAGTGAAAAGGCTCTTTATGACGGCCTAGAGCCAACTATAAATAAGCTAAAACGTTCAAAACAAATGTACGAAAAAGATGGCGCTACTTATATCGCTTCAACCACGCTTGGCGATGATAACGATAGGGTTGTGATTAGAAATGACGGCAGACCAACATATCTAGCTGGCGACATCATCTATCATAACGCTAAATTTGAGAAAAATTTCGACCACTACATAAACATTTGGGGTGCTGACCATCACGGATATATTGCAAGGCTAAAGGCTGCGATAAATTTCCTTGGATACGATGAAAGCAAGCTCGAAGTGATACTTATGCAGATGGTTAGTTTGCTAAAAGATGGCAAGCCATACAAGATGAGCAAGCGCGCTGGCAATGCCGTGCTGATGAGTGATATCGCAAGTGAGATTGGTGCTGAGGCGCTTAGATTTATCTTTATAAGCAAGGCAAATACGAGTAGTTTGGAATTTGACGTAGATGAGCTTAAAAAAGAGGATAGCTCAAATCCTATCTTTTATATAAACTATGCTCATGCTAGGATAAATCAAGTCTTTGCAAAGGCTGGGAAAAATGTTCAAGATGTAATCAATGCAAACTTCGAATGCCTAGATGAAAATGCTAAGAATTTACTTTTTGAGGCGCTGATATTGCCAGAAATTTTAGAAGATGCTTTTATCTCGAGGCAGCTTCAAAAGATCCCAGACTATCTGAAGTCCCTAGCTGCTAGTTTTCATAAATTTTATAACGAAAACCGTGTGGTTGGAAATGAAAACGAAGATAGCTTGCTAAAAATTTTTGCAGTTGTCGCTATCTCGATAA
- the tatA gene encoding twin-arginine translocase TatA/TatE family subunit, with protein MGSFSIGHWLVVLAIIVLLFGAKKIPELAKGLGKGIKTFKAEMEDTTPEKSEKVEHKEENANSQKIEETTKNA; from the coding sequence ATGGGTTCTTTTAGTATTGGTCACTGGCTAGTTGTTTTAGCGATTATTGTTTTACTTTTTGGAGCAAAGAAGATCCCAGAACTTGCAAAAGGACTAGGCAAAGGCATAAAGACTTTTAAGGCTGAGATGGAAGATACAACACCTGAAAAAAGTGAGAAAGTCGAGCATAAAGAAGAGAATGCCAATAGTCAAAAAATAGAAGAAACAACTAAAAACGCATAG
- the gmk gene encoding guanylate kinase, protein MQGQILVVSGPSGSGKSTLLGRLLKEEKDLYFSISSTTRAKREGEVDGVDYYFIKEDEFKSGIEKGEFLEWAQVHKNYYGTSLKPVLTALEAGKIVIFDIDVQGFHIALEKFKSYITSVFITTANKKELKKRLKNRGTDSDETIENRLMNAVGEMEHILEYDYFLVNDDIEKSYKGLKSILRAMRLKSAKIDLRRVIDEWIDC, encoded by the coding sequence TTGCAAGGACAAATTTTAGTAGTTTCTGGGCCTAGTGGAAGTGGGAAAAGTACGCTTTTGGGCCGTCTTTTAAAGGAAGAGAAGGATCTTTATTTTTCTATTTCAAGCACGACAAGGGCAAAAAGAGAAGGCGAAGTCGATGGAGTGGATTACTATTTTATAAAAGAAGATGAGTTTAAAAGTGGCATAGAAAAGGGCGAATTTTTAGAATGGGCGCAGGTGCATAAAAACTATTATGGAACGAGTCTAAAGCCTGTTTTGACAGCACTTGAGGCTGGAAAGATAGTTATATTTGATATCGATGTACAAGGCTTTCACATCGCACTTGAAAAATTTAAAAGTTACATAACCTCAGTTTTTATCACGACAGCAAATAAAAAAGAGCTTAAAAAACGCTTGAAAAACCGCGGAACTGATAGCGACGAAACGATAGAAAATCGCCTAATGAACGCAGTTGGCGAGATGGAGCACATCTTAGAATATGATTATTTTTTGGTAAATGATGACATTGAAAAGAGTTATAAGGGCCTAAAATCAATTCTTAGAGCGATGAGGCTAAAAAGCGCGAAAATAGACTTAAGACGCGTTATTGATGAGTGGATAGATTGCTAG
- a CDS encoding Highly acidic protein produces the protein MKVALVNKNPAVSRLITLSLNKLGIEYSEFDDVNSVGDQFDYIIIDSDMDSSDVNLNQKIMYLAPRGGEKPDFADVMLEKPFLPTEFISLFEQNKNTDNDKELELGLDEPTNFNDFDESNKNFDDLENFELPEIDMGLENLAKENDKADKFDNEALDDEFLKEELSELEAEDLKDKDISFDETDTELIDDDIINDIASKYMADSEDLDKSLEQNNEPPVIKEEHSDDFDELSSLVDEIDDMGESDLADEEAKNELDKMVEQNSQNLETAELNEDFVDDISQSKKELSEIESLDKELNEEASEDSKNFDELETDFGSDENFEPESSEANLIDEASQNLEEDIDEESTKEAEEISLDEDIDLENEPTKEDHEEISEEVLAQEDLGMVDEVFEEENFKEETLGSPNFDVASIEEIDENTMQAAFGLNNAPQTSSCDETKIDADYKEELTKKITKHVHESLNESLLRDVLKDMNIKINISFEEK, from the coding sequence ATGAAAGTTGCACTTGTAAACAAAAACCCCGCAGTTTCTCGCCTTATAACGTTAAGTTTAAATAAGCTAGGCATAGAATATAGCGAATTTGACGATGTTAATAGTGTTGGAGATCAATTTGATTATATTATCATCGATAGTGATATGGATAGCAGCGATGTTAATTTAAATCAAAAGATAATGTATCTAGCACCTAGAGGCGGTGAAAAGCCTGATTTTGCTGATGTTATGCTTGAAAAGCCCTTTTTACCAACAGAATTTATTAGTTTGTTTGAACAAAACAAAAATACTGACAATGATAAAGAACTTGAGCTTGGATTAGATGAGCCTACAAATTTTAATGACTTTGACGAAAGCAATAAAAACTTTGATGATTTAGAAAATTTTGAACTTCCAGAAATTGACATGGGACTTGAAAATTTAGCAAAAGAAAATGATAAGGCAGATAAATTTGATAACGAGGCTTTAGATGACGAGTTTTTAAAAGAGGAGCTAAGTGAACTAGAGGCCGAGGATTTAAAGGATAAAGATATCAGTTTTGATGAAACAGACACTGAACTCATAGATGATGATATTATAAATGACATAGCTAGCAAGTACATGGCTGATTCAGAAGATCTGGATAAATCCTTAGAACAAAATAATGAGCCGCCTGTGATAAAAGAAGAGCATAGCGATGACTTTGATGAGCTTAGTTCGCTTGTGGATGAGATAGATGATATGGGCGAGAGCGACTTGGCAGATGAAGAGGCGAAAAACGAGCTTGATAAAATGGTCGAGCAAAATTCTCAAAATTTAGAAACTGCCGAGCTTAATGAAGACTTTGTAGATGATATAAGCCAAAGTAAAAAAGAGCTCAGCGAGATCGAGTCTTTGGATAAAGAGCTAAACGAAGAAGCTAGTGAAGATAGCAAAAATTTTGATGAGCTAGAGACTGATTTTGGTAGTGATGAAAATTTTGAGCCTGAAAGCAGCGAGGCAAATTTGATAGATGAAGCTAGTCAAAATTTAGAGGAAGATATAGATGAAGAATCTACTAAAGAAGCAGAGGAGATTTCTTTGGATGAAGATATAGACCTTGAAAATGAGCCAACCAAAGAAGATCATGAAGAAATTTCTGAAGAAGTCCTTGCTCAAGAAGATCTAGGTATGGTAGATGAGGTATTTGAGGAAGAAAATTTTAAAGAAGAGACGTTGGGTAGCCCAAATTTTGATGTAGCGTCTATTGAGGAAATAGATGAAAATACGATGCAAGCAGCATTTGGATTAAATAATGCGCCACAAACTAGCTCATGCGATGAAACAAAAATCGATGCTGACTATAAAGAAGAGCTAACCAAAAAGATCACAAAACATGTCCATGAGTCGTTAAATGAAAGCTTGCTAAGAGATGTGCTAAAAGATATGAACATAAAGATAAATATAAGTTTTGAGGAAAAGTAG
- the fliR gene encoding flagellar biosynthetic protein FliR, translated as MELVEFFGADKVITFMLLFARLSGLIVFFPFFSHNQIPLSVKTLLVFALCIVLFPLSHTHEHAINFLIMEILSEAMLGLCAGLLLNIVFAILQMAGEQISMIMGFSMASVLDPQTGTNSPVIANILNFIALLAFLMLDGHHLILQFYSTSLSVIPLGDFYPRSGVMSYTLKLFGNLFMFGFVLAFPIIALSILSDAIFGMLMKTMPQFNLLVVGYPIKVSIGFSVLIAILAGIIKIITDMMVQILNDMPALFF; from the coding sequence ATGGAACTAGTCGAGTTTTTTGGAGCGGATAAAGTCATAACCTTTATGCTCCTTTTTGCGCGTCTTAGTGGGCTTATCGTATTTTTTCCTTTTTTTTCTCACAATCAAATCCCGCTTAGCGTAAAAACTTTGCTAGTTTTTGCCCTTTGTATCGTACTTTTCCCGCTCTCACACACCCATGAGCACGCTATAAATTTTTTGATCATGGAAATTTTAAGTGAGGCCATGCTCGGACTTTGCGCTGGACTTTTGCTAAATATCGTTTTTGCCATACTTCAAATGGCTGGCGAGCAGATCTCAATGATCATGGGTTTTTCGATGGCTTCAGTGCTTGATCCGCAAACTGGTACAAATTCGCCAGTGATTGCAAATATTTTAAATTTTATTGCGCTTCTTGCATTTTTGATGCTTGATGGGCACCATTTAATATTGCAGTTTTATTCCACTTCACTTTCTGTTATACCGCTTGGAGATTTTTATCCAAGAAGCGGTGTGATGAGCTACACCCTAAAGCTTTTTGGCAATCTTTTTATGTTTGGATTTGTTCTGGCTTTTCCTATTATCGCGCTTTCTATACTTTCAGATGCTATTTTTGGCATGCTTATGAAAACTATGCCACAATTTAACCTATTAGTCGTTGGTTATCCTATTAAGGTAAGTATCGGCTTTTCGGTTTTGATAGCTATTTTAGCTGGCATTATAAAAATCATAACTGATATGATGGTGCAGATTTTAAACGATATGCCAGCACTATTTTTTTAA